TGGCGTTATATACAAAGTATATAAGACAAATGGTGAAATATTAGAACTTGACAATCCTGCTAATTTGCCTGAACAAACTGAAATTGATCATATAGAAGAACCGATAATCGATGCTACGATTATGTCTCCGACTGACTATGTTGGACCAATTATGGAATTATGCCAAGATAGAAGAGGCATATATAAAGGTATGGATTATCTTGAACCTACGAGGGTTTTGATAAAATATGACATGCCATTAAATGAAATTATATACGACTTTTTTGATGCGCTTAAATCAAGAACAAAGGGATATGCTTCATTGGATTATGAGCTTAAAGGGTATAAAGCATCAGACCTAGTAAAACTTGATATACTTATAAATGGTGAAATGGTTGATGCTCTTTCAATGATAGTTCATAAGGATAAAGCATATGAAAGAGCAAGAAAGATGACAGAGAAATTAAAAGAAAGCATACCAAGGCACCTTTTTGAAATTCCCATTCAGGCAGCCATAGGTTCTAAGATAATAGCGAGGGAAACTGTAAAAGCTTTAAGAAAGAACGTCCTTGCGAAATGCTATGGTGGCGATATAACGAGGAAAAAGAAGCTCTTAGAAAAGCAAAAAGAAGGTAAAAAGCGTATGAGGCAGATTGGCAAGGTTGAAATACCTCAAGAGGCATTTATGTCAATATTAAAGCTCGATGATGACAATGGTTAGTTCGGGAATATATATTCATATACCATTTTGTAAAAAGAAATGTTACTATTGCGATTTTAATTCATATGCCGGCCAAGACAAGATTTTTGAAATATATAAAGAAACTATAATAAGGGAAATAGAAAATAGAAAAGATTCTTTAAGGGGACCATTTTCTTCAATATACATAGGAGGAGGTACACCCAACATACTTCCTCCAGAGTATATAGAGGAAATATTAAATGTGGTATATAAATATTATAACATTAGCAAAGATGCTGAAATATCAATTGAATTAAATCCGGGATTAATAGATGAAAATAAGCTTAAAATATATAGAAGATGTCATATAAATAGGGTAAGTATAGGACTTCAGGCATGGCAAGACAATTTACTAAAGAAAATTGGGAGATTGCATACAATTAATGAATTCATTGATAATTATAAACTTACAGAGGAATACTTTGATAATATAAATATAGATCTCATGTATGCTCTTCCAGAGCAGACATTTGATGATTGGAAAGAGACATTATTAAATACAATAGAATTAAAACCTACTCATATTTCTTGCTATGGGTTAATTCTTGAAGAAGGCACCCTGTTTTATAGACTTTTTAAAAGTAAAAAAATAATGTTACATGATGATGAATATGAAATGATGCTTTTTCACTATGCGATAAGTTTTTTAAAGCAAAATGGCTATACCCATTATGAAATATCAAATTATTCTTTACCGGGTTATGAATGTAGACATAATATATTGTATTGGAAGGCTTTACACTATATCGGTTTTGGTCCCGGTGCATATTCATATATAGGTGATATGCGTAAAGGAAATGTAAAAGATATTAAAACATACATTGAAATGATAAATAAAGATGGCTTTGCATTTGATGATATAGATGCACTTGATATAAAAGACAAAATGGCAGAATTTATGTTTTTAGGTCTTAGAATGATGAAAGGTGTATGTGATAAAGACTTTATTATGAGATTTGGAAAAAGCATGTTTACTGTATATAAAGATTCAATAGAAAAAAATATTGAATTAAATCTTTTAGAAAGAGAAGGGGATACCATACATTTAACTCAAAAGGGTATAGACATTTCTAATAATGTATTTGAGGATTTTTTACTTTAAAAGTATTGACAAATATCCACAATAGTGGTATTTTTAAATCGTGAATTAGCACTCTCTTAATAAGAGTGCTAATAATAGAATTTGGGGTGGTGAATATGCCGTTAGATGATAGGAAGAGAAAAATTTTAGAGGCGATTATTAATGACTATATTTTGACGGCAGAACCAATTGGATCGAGGACTATTGCAAAGCGCTATAATCTTGGTATAAGTCCTGCTACTATAAGAAACGAAATGGCTGATTTAGAAGAAATGGGCTATCTTGAACAGCCACATACATCAGCAGGAAGAGTACCATCTGATAAAGGATATAGATTTTACGTTAATAATATAATAGAGCATTATTTGAATGAAAGATATAATAATAAATTTAATATTTTTAATGAAATGTTTGCGGAAATTGATGAAATAGTTAAAAAGTATGCGCGAATTTTATCAAACATGACAAATCATACTATTGTTGTGAAAATGCCAAAGATCAACGAAAACACTATAA
This portion of the Thermoanaerobacterium sp. RBIITD genome encodes:
- the hemW gene encoding radical SAM family heme chaperone HemW, yielding MVSSGIYIHIPFCKKKCYYCDFNSYAGQDKIFEIYKETIIREIENRKDSLRGPFSSIYIGGGTPNILPPEYIEEILNVVYKYYNISKDAEISIELNPGLIDENKLKIYRRCHINRVSIGLQAWQDNLLKKIGRLHTINEFIDNYKLTEEYFDNINIDLMYALPEQTFDDWKETLLNTIELKPTHISCYGLILEEGTLFYRLFKSKKIMLHDDEYEMMLFHYAISFLKQNGYTHYEISNYSLPGYECRHNILYWKALHYIGFGPGAYSYIGDMRKGNVKDIKTYIEMINKDGFAFDDIDALDIKDKMAEFMFLGLRMMKGVCDKDFIMRFGKSMFTVYKDSIEKNIELNLLEREGDTIHLTQKGIDISNNVFEDFLL